From Vicinamibacteria bacterium, one genomic window encodes:
- a CDS encoding outer membrane protein transport protein: MSKLGSFVLVAFVFSWVSDSRAQGIVFPSAGATHRSMAGASTAAPFDAAGAVYWNPAAMAAMVDGEIFVGVDFVYGDTYLDSSVESTGQFGSNRSDSGLAAAPAFGVVSRPENSSYTYGLGVYGLVGRTIDFPASEFNPVLKPFDPPRSFGLGPVSSRVSGLQIAPVMSKDVSETLSVGVGAQVTSMFLALDPALFAERNPGGLFPPATQGRSYWGAGFQLGVLYRPGTPWSFGASYKSPQWFERFDYNSKDEKGNPRQLSLELQLPWIVSLGAAYHGFEDTVLAVDVRYFDYANTKLFGTTPANDGLGWKSIWAIAVGAKRPLSSLIDVQAGFSWNGNPIPDAATLFNIQLPAVNELAFSGGLTVALTERVDIVGSVVYALRHTNRGTILEIPGTAIELGQDLATFSLGFAFRL; encoded by the coding sequence TTGAGCAAACTGGGGTCATTCGTTCTGGTTGCGTTCGTGTTTTCGTGGGTGAGCGACAGTCGAGCACAGGGGATCGTCTTTCCGAGCGCGGGAGCGACGCATCGGTCGATGGCGGGCGCTTCGACGGCGGCGCCATTCGACGCGGCGGGAGCGGTCTACTGGAACCCAGCCGCGATGGCGGCCATGGTCGACGGCGAGATCTTCGTCGGCGTGGACTTCGTGTACGGCGATACCTATCTCGATTCTTCGGTCGAGTCGACCGGTCAATTCGGAAGCAATCGCAGCGATAGTGGACTCGCCGCCGCGCCGGCTTTCGGCGTCGTGAGTCGCCCGGAGAACTCTTCCTACACCTACGGGCTCGGCGTCTATGGTCTCGTGGGCCGTACGATCGACTTTCCCGCGAGCGAGTTCAATCCGGTGTTGAAGCCGTTCGATCCGCCGCGGTCATTCGGTCTCGGCCCGGTGTCGTCTCGAGTCTCCGGCCTTCAGATCGCACCGGTGATGTCGAAGGACGTTTCCGAGACTCTCTCCGTCGGAGTGGGGGCCCAGGTCACGTCGATGTTCCTGGCGCTCGATCCGGCGCTGTTCGCCGAGCGTAATCCGGGTGGACTCTTTCCCCCGGCGACCCAGGGCCGCTCCTACTGGGGAGCGGGCTTTCAGCTCGGAGTCTTGTATCGACCCGGTACCCCGTGGAGCTTCGGCGCGTCGTACAAGAGCCCTCAGTGGTTCGAGCGATTCGACTACAACTCGAAGGACGAGAAAGGCAATCCGCGCCAGCTTTCCCTGGAGCTCCAGCTTCCCTGGATCGTCTCTCTCGGCGCCGCTTATCACGGGTTCGAAGATACGGTCTTGGCCGTGGACGTTCGGTACTTCGATTACGCCAACACGAAGCTCTTCGGTACCACGCCTGCTAACGATGGGCTAGGGTGGAAGAGCATCTGGGCGATTGCGGTCGGGGCCAAACGCCCGCTCAGCTCGCTCATCGACGTGCAAGCGGGTTTCTCCTGGAACGGCAACCCCATTCCCGACGCCGCGACTTTGTTCAACATCCAGTTGCCGGCGGTGAACGAGCTCGCTTTCTCGGGAGGGCTCACCGTGGCGCTGACCGAGCGAGTCGATATCGTCGGGAGCGTCGTGTACGCGCTGCGGCATACCAACCGGGGAACCATCCTCGAGATACCTGGAACCGCGATCGAGCTCGGCCAGGACCTCGCCACCTTCAGCCTCGGGTTCGCGTTTCGGCTTTGA
- the icd gene encoding NADP-dependent isocitrate dehydrogenase: protein MSTSPNAPPEGGRIEIENGVLQVPDDPVIPFIEGDGTGRDIWRASQRVFDAAVEKAYGGKRRIRWYEVLAGEKAFNETGNWLPDETLSAFRDYLVGIKGPLTTPVGGGIRSLNVALRQELDLYVCLRPVKWYAGVPSPVKKPGDVDMVIFRENTEDIYAGIEYPAESGEARKLIDFLEKEMKVRKIRFPKTSGIGIKPVSREGTERLVRAAIRYALDHGRKSVTLVHKGNIMKFTEGSFRDWGYALAAREFRDETVSERETWILGNREDNAGISVVENARAIEPGYDLMPEERKASVRSDVETTLANLWRSHGDGQWKKKLLIKDAIADITLQQILTRASSFDVIATMNLNGDYLSDALAAQVGGIGIAPGGNINYVTGHAIFEATHGTAPKYADLDKVNPGSVILSGVLMFRHMKWNEAADLVESSLEKTIAEKRVTYDFHRLMEGATLLKTSEFATAMIENM, encoded by the coding sequence ATGAGCACGAGCCCGAACGCGCCGCCCGAAGGCGGACGCATCGAGATCGAGAACGGAGTACTACAGGTTCCCGACGACCCGGTCATTCCCTTCATCGAGGGCGACGGCACCGGCCGCGACATCTGGCGAGCCAGCCAGCGTGTCTTCGACGCCGCCGTCGAGAAAGCCTATGGCGGCAAGCGCCGCATTCGCTGGTATGAAGTCCTCGCCGGCGAGAAGGCGTTCAACGAGACCGGGAACTGGCTTCCCGACGAAACGCTGAGCGCGTTCCGCGACTACCTCGTAGGGATCAAGGGTCCGCTCACCACGCCGGTCGGTGGAGGCATCCGCTCTTTGAACGTCGCCCTGCGCCAGGAGCTGGACCTCTATGTCTGCCTTCGGCCGGTCAAGTGGTACGCGGGCGTGCCGAGCCCGGTCAAAAAGCCAGGCGATGTGGACATGGTCATCTTCCGGGAGAACACCGAAGACATCTATGCCGGTATCGAGTACCCGGCGGAATCCGGCGAGGCGCGGAAGCTCATCGATTTTCTCGAGAAGGAGATGAAGGTCCGAAAGATCCGGTTTCCCAAGACGAGCGGAATCGGCATCAAGCCGGTGAGCCGCGAAGGGACGGAGAGGCTGGTGCGCGCGGCCATCCGATACGCGCTCGACCATGGGCGGAAGAGTGTAACCCTCGTCCACAAGGGGAACATCATGAAGTTCACCGAGGGCTCGTTCCGCGACTGGGGCTATGCTCTCGCGGCAAGGGAGTTCCGCGACGAGACCGTCAGCGAGCGGGAGACCTGGATTCTCGGCAACCGCGAGGACAACGCGGGCATCTCCGTAGTGGAGAACGCGCGCGCCATCGAGCCCGGATACGACCTCATGCCCGAGGAGCGGAAAGCTTCGGTCCGGTCCGACGTCGAGACGACGCTCGCGAACCTGTGGAGGAGCCACGGGGACGGACAGTGGAAGAAGAAGCTCTTGATCAAGGATGCGATCGCGGACATTACGTTGCAGCAGATCCTCACCCGCGCTTCGAGCTTCGATGTCATCGCCACCATGAACCTGAACGGAGACTATCTCTCCGACGCACTGGCCGCTCAAGTCGGGGGCATCGGCATCGCTCCGGGCGGGAATATCAACTACGTGACCGGCCACGCCATCTTCGAGGCGACCCATGGAACCGCACCGAAATATGCCGATCTCGACAAGGTCAATCCCGGCTCGGTCATCCTGTCCGGCGTCCTCATGTTCCGTCACATGAAGTGGAACGAGGCGGCCGACCTCGTCGAATCGAGCCTGGAGAAGACGATTGCCGAAAAACGTGTCACGTATGACTTTCATCGTTTGATGGAGGGCGCGACGCTCCTGAAAACGTCGGAGTTCGCCACCGCGATGATCGAGAACATGTGA